A stretch of the Fusobacterium varium genome encodes the following:
- a CDS encoding fumarate hydratase: MKELDLRKVTDEVERMCIEGNYFIGKEVLDKIKEAYAKEESEVGKNILGQIIENDEIAANEQVPMCQDTGIVVVFLEIGTEVKIPGDIYEAVNEGIRRGYEKGYLRKSVVKDPLDRVNTKDNTPAIIHTTLIPGSDKVKIIVAPKGGGSENMSVLKMLKPSDGIEGIKKLVIETIKNAGGNPCPPIIVGVGIGGNFEKSAILAKKAILRDINDKSSSPINAKLEEELLELINKTGVGPLGLGGRTTALAVKVETYPCHIAALPVAINLNCHAARHKEVEL; this comes from the coding sequence ATGAAAGAATTAGATTTAAGAAAAGTAACTGATGAAGTAGAAAGAATGTGTATAGAAGGAAACTACTTTATTGGAAAAGAAGTTTTAGACAAAATTAAAGAAGCTTATGCTAAAGAAGAATCAGAAGTTGGAAAAAATATTCTTGGTCAAATCATTGAAAATGATGAAATAGCAGCAAATGAACAAGTTCCTATGTGTCAAGATACAGGAATTGTAGTAGTGTTCTTAGAAATAGGAACTGAAGTAAAGATTCCTGGAGATATCTATGAAGCTGTTAATGAAGGAATAAGAAGAGGATATGAAAAAGGATATTTAAGAAAATCAGTTGTAAAAGATCCTTTAGACAGAGTAAATACTAAAGATAATACACCTGCTATTATCCACACTACTCTTATCCCAGGATCAGATAAAGTCAAAATAATTGTAGCTCCTAAAGGTGGAGGATCTGAAAATATGAGCGTTTTAAAAATGCTTAAACCATCTGATGGAATAGAAGGAATCAAAAAATTAGTTATTGAAACTATAAAAAATGCTGGTGGAAATCCATGCCCACCTATTATAGTTGGAGTAGGAATAGGAGGAAACTTCGAAAAATCAGCAATTCTTGCTAAAAAAGCTATATTAAGAGATATTAATGATAAGAGCAGCAGTCCTATCAATGCTAAGTTAGAAGAAGAATTACTAGAACTTATAAATAAAACTGGAGTTGGACCACTAGGACTAGGAGGAAGAACTACAGCTTTAGCAGTTAAAGTTGAGACTTATCCATGTCATATAGCAGCTCTTCCAGTTGCTATTAATCTTAACTGTCATGCAGCTAGACATAAGGAAGTAGAACTATAA
- a CDS encoding fumarate hydratase, with amino-acid sequence MEYKITTPLKEEDIVKLNAGDTVKITGVIYTARDAAHARLVKLLEEGKELPIDVKGQIIYYVGPTPAKPGKPIGSAGPTTSYRMDAYAPRLIKEGLKGMIGKGARSKEVKEAIVSEKAVYFAAVGGAAALIAKSIKKAEIITYEDLGAEALRRLEVVDFPAIVINDIYGGDLYKEGQEQWNELDK; translated from the coding sequence ATGGAATATAAAATCACAACACCATTAAAAGAAGAAGATATAGTAAAATTAAATGCTGGAGATACAGTAAAAATTACTGGAGTTATATATACAGCAAGAGATGCAGCTCATGCTAGACTTGTAAAATTACTTGAAGAAGGAAAAGAACTTCCAATAGATGTGAAGGGACAAATAATATATTATGTAGGACCTACACCAGCTAAACCAGGAAAACCTATAGGAAGTGCAGGGCCAACTACAAGTTACAGAATGGATGCTTATGCACCTAGACTTATAAAAGAAGGATTAAAAGGAATGATAGGAAAAGGAGCTAGATCTAAAGAGGTTAAAGAAGCTATTGTTTCTGAAAAAGCTGTATATTTTGCAGCAGTAGGAGGAGCAGCAGCTCTTATAGCAAAATCTATTAAAAAAGCTGAAATTATTACTTATGAAGATTTAGGAGCTGAAGCATTAAGAAGATTAGAAGTTGTAGATTTTCCAGCTATAGTTATCAATGACATCTATGGTGGAGATCTATATAAAGAAGGTCAAGAACAATGGAATGAACTAGATAAATAG
- a CDS encoding glycerol uptake operon antiterminator regulatory protein: MKIREVLERNPVIPAVKNDMYLEEAKNSSSEIVFVIISNLLNVTDIVAELKKAGKIVFVHVDMIEGLSSSAYGVEYIIKNTGLDGIITTKHNVVSLANKNEIPVIQRFFILDSFSFKNTIAHIRENKPSAVEILPGIMPKIIKKIKNILNVPIIAGGLIDEKEDVINALKAGAEGISTTDKNLWES, translated from the coding sequence ATGAAAATCAGAGAAGTTTTAGAAAGGAATCCTGTTATCCCAGCAGTTAAAAATGATATGTATTTAGAAGAAGCTAAAAATAGTAGCAGTGAAATAGTTTTTGTTATAATATCAAATCTTCTTAATGTAACAGATATAGTTGCAGAATTAAAAAAAGCAGGGAAAATAGTTTTTGTTCATGTAGATATGATTGAAGGTCTATCAAGTTCAGCATATGGAGTAGAATATATAATAAAAAATACAGGACTAGATGGAATAATAACTACTAAGCATAATGTTGTGAGCCTGGCAAATAAAAATGAAATTCCTGTTATACAGAGATTTTTTATACTTGATTCTTTTTCTTTTAAAAATACAATAGCTCATATTCGTGAAAATAAACCTAGTGCTGTAGAAATTTTACCAGGAATAATGCCTAAAATAATAAAAAAAATAAAAAATATTTTGAATGTTCCAATAATAGCAGGGGGACTTATTGATGAAAAAGAAGATGTAATCAATGCCTTGAAAGCAGGGGCAGAAGGAATATCTACTACAGATAAGAATTTATGGGAAAGTTAG
- the glpF gene encoding glycerol transporter, translating into MTPSSMYLAEFIGTASLLLLGNGINMTLSLRKSFGKGGGWMVTCFGWGLAVTMSAYLTGWVSGAHLNPALSISLALSGRLAVNLLPGYIIAQLLGAMAGATLAYLTNKDLMDDEPDAGTKLGVFATGPAIENKPWNLVTEIIGTTILVVGILAIGYGSNEVGSGMGPFLVGMLICVIGMATGGATGFAINPARDFGPRVAHALLPIKGKGGSNWQYAWVPIVGPIIGAVLGVLFFDAFVGKCIACII; encoded by the coding sequence ATGACACCAAGTTCAATGTATCTAGCAGAATTTATTGGAACAGCTTCGTTACTGCTTTTAGGGAATGGAATCAATATGACTCTTAGTTTAAGAAAAAGCTTTGGAAAAGGTGGCGGATGGATGGTAACTTGTTTTGGATGGGGACTTGCTGTAACTATGTCAGCATATCTTACAGGGTGGGTAAGTGGAGCTCATCTTAATCCAGCATTATCTATATCTCTTGCACTTAGTGGAAGATTGGCTGTCAATCTTTTACCAGGGTATATAATTGCTCAATTGTTAGGAGCAATGGCAGGAGCTACATTGGCGTATCTTACTAATAAAGATCTTATGGATGATGAACCAGATGCTGGTACTAAATTGGGTGTATTTGCAACTGGACCAGCTATTGAGAACAAACCTTGGAATTTAGTAACAGAAATAATTGGAACAACTATTCTGGTAGTAGGTATCCTTGCAATAGGATATGGAAGCAATGAAGTTGGATCAGGAATGGGGCCTTTTTTAGTGGGAATGCTTATTTGTGTAATTGGAATGGCAACTGGTGGAGCAACAGGATTTGCTATTAATCCTGCAAGAGATTTTGGACCTAGAGTAGCTCATGCACTTTTGCCTATTAAAGGAAAAGGTGGATCAAATTGGCAATATGCCTGGGTTCCAATTGTAGGACCAATAATTGGTGCAGTTTTAGGAGTATTATTTTTTGATGCTTTTGTTGGTAAATGTATAGCTTGTATAATATAA
- the glpK gene encoding glycerol kinase has product MEKKYIVALDQGTTSSRAVVFDSDQKIVGVAQKEFTQIYPKEGWVEHDPMEIWSSQSGTLAEVIAKEGISQHDIIGIGITNQRETTIVWDKNTGKPIYNAIVWQCRRTAKICDDLRKIEGLEEYIKENTGLVLDAYFSGTKIKWILDNVEGARAKAENGELLFGTVDTWLIWKLTNGKVHATDYTNASRTMIYNIKELKWDKKLLDILGIPESMLPTVKDSSGTFGYANLGGAGGHRIPIAGVAGDQQSALFGQACFEKGDSKNTYGTGCFLLMNTGEEMVKSHNGLITTIAIGFEGKVEYALEGSIFMGGASVQWLRDELKLVGESKDTEYFARKVKDNGGVYVVPAFVGLGAPYWDMYARGAILGLTRGANKNHIIRATLESIAYQTRDVIEAMQEDSGIKLNHLKVDGGAAANNFLMEFQAEILGTSVRRPVILETTALGAAYLAGLAVGIWESKEEIKKQWILDEEFTCKMPEEERENKYKGWKKAVGRAMKWEEEE; this is encoded by the coding sequence ATGGAAAAAAAATATATTGTAGCTTTAGATCAAGGAACAACAAGTTCGAGAGCAGTTGTATTTGATAGTGATCAAAAAATAGTAGGTGTAGCACAAAAAGAATTTACTCAGATATATCCAAAAGAGGGATGGGTAGAACATGATCCAATGGAGATATGGTCAAGTCAAAGTGGAACTCTTGCAGAAGTAATAGCTAAAGAAGGGATATCACAACATGATATAATAGGAATTGGGATAACAAATCAAAGAGAAACTACAATAGTTTGGGATAAAAATACAGGAAAACCTATATATAATGCAATAGTATGGCAATGCAGAAGAACAGCTAAAATATGTGATGATCTTAGAAAAATTGAAGGACTTGAGGAATATATTAAAGAAAATACAGGATTGGTGCTTGATGCTTATTTTTCTGGAACTAAAATCAAATGGATACTTGATAATGTAGAGGGAGCAAGAGCAAAAGCTGAAAATGGAGAACTTTTATTTGGAACAGTAGATACATGGCTTATATGGAAACTAACTAATGGAAAAGTACATGCTACTGATTATACAAATGCTTCTAGAACTATGATATACAATATAAAAGAATTGAAATGGGATAAAAAACTTCTGGATATTTTAGGAATTCCTGAATCAATGCTGCCAACAGTAAAAGATAGCAGTGGTACATTTGGATATGCAAATCTTGGAGGAGCAGGAGGTCATAGAATACCTATTGCAGGAGTAGCAGGAGATCAGCAGTCAGCTTTGTTTGGACAGGCTTGTTTTGAAAAAGGAGATTCAAAAAATACATATGGAACAGGATGTTTTCTTCTTATGAATACAGGAGAAGAAATGGTAAAAAGTCATAATGGACTTATAACTACTATCGCTATTGGATTTGAAGGAAAAGTTGAATATGCTCTTGAAGGAAGTATATTTATGGGTGGAGCAAGTGTTCAATGGCTGAGAGATGAACTGAAACTTGTGGGAGAATCAAAAGATACAGAATATTTTGCAAGAAAGGTAAAAGATAATGGTGGTGTGTATGTGGTTCCAGCATTTGTTGGATTAGGAGCGCCATATTGGGATATGTATGCAAGAGGAGCTATACTAGGTCTTACTCGTGGAGCAAATAAAAATCATATAATCAGAGCAACACTTGAATCAATAGCATATCAAACAAGAGATGTAATAGAAGCTATGCAGGAAGATTCAGGGATTAAATTAAATCATTTGAAAGTAGATGGAGGAGCTGCAGCTAATAATTTTTTAATGGAATTCCAAGCTGAAATATTGGGAACATCAGTAAGAAGACCAGTAATACTTGAAACAACTGCATTAGGAGCTGCTTATCTTGCAGGGCTTGCAGTGGGAATATGGGAATCTAAAGAAGAAATTAAAAAACAATGGATATTAGATGAGGAATTTACTTGTAAAATGCCAGAGGAAGAAAGAGAAAATAAATATAAGGGATGGAAGAAAGCTGTAGGTAGAGCTATGAAATGGGAAGAGGAAGAATAG
- the lhgO gene encoding L-2-hydroxyglutarate oxidase LhgO encodes MVDVVVIGSGIMGAAVARELSKYNLDIIVLEKEHDVSNGTTKANSAIIHAGYDAQSGTLMAKYNALGNAMFDDLCKEIDAPFKRCGSFVLAFSEKERGHLKVLYDRGIKNGIPGIEILEKAEILKREPNINKEVIAALYAPTAGVIGPWEFTIKLLENAAENGVDIQTDSKVLDIKKLKNGYLVKLEDREILTRTVINASGVFADELNAMVSNDKFKIIPRKGEYFLLDKVQGTLTNSVIFQCPTTLGKGVLVAQTIHGNLITGPTALDIDDKEDVSNTVIEMDNIKKQSIKSIPEINFRDNIRNFAGLRAESDRGDFIIGEASDAEGFFNIAGTKSPGLSSAPAIALDIASQVLNRLGNVTKKEVFKQNRPQIHFMELSPEKKAAVIAEDPRYGRIICRCENITEGEIVDVIHRMVGAKTVDGIKKRCRPGSGRCQGGFCGPRVQEILARELKTELDKIVLDKKGAYILTGKTK; translated from the coding sequence ATGGTAGATGTTGTTGTAATAGGAAGTGGAATAATGGGAGCAGCAGTAGCTCGTGAATTATCTAAATATAATTTAGATATAATAGTTTTAGAAAAAGAGCATGATGTATCTAATGGAACAACTAAGGCAAATTCAGCTATTATCCATGCTGGATATGATGCACAAAGTGGAACACTTATGGCGAAATATAATGCATTAGGGAATGCTATGTTTGATGACCTTTGTAAAGAAATAGATGCACCTTTTAAAAGATGTGGATCATTTGTTCTTGCTTTTTCAGAAAAAGAAAGAGGGCATTTAAAAGTTCTATATGATAGAGGGATCAAAAATGGGATTCCAGGAATCGAGATATTGGAGAAAGCAGAGATATTAAAAAGAGAACCTAATATAAATAAAGAAGTAATTGCAGCTCTTTATGCTCCAACAGCAGGGGTAATAGGACCTTGGGAATTTACTATAAAACTTCTGGAAAATGCTGCTGAGAATGGTGTTGATATACAGACAGACAGTAAGGTTTTAGACATAAAAAAATTAAAAAATGGTTATCTTGTAAAACTTGAGGATAGAGAAATACTTACAAGAACCGTTATTAATGCTTCAGGGGTATTTGCTGATGAATTAAATGCAATGGTAAGTAATGATAAGTTTAAAATAATACCAAGAAAAGGAGAATATTTTCTTTTAGATAAAGTTCAGGGAACTTTAACAAATAGTGTAATATTTCAATGCCCTACAACTTTAGGAAAAGGAGTGCTGGTAGCACAAACTATTCATGGAAATCTTATAACTGGACCTACAGCTTTAGATATAGATGATAAGGAAGATGTATCAAATACTGTAATAGAAATGGATAATATAAAAAAGCAGTCTATAAAAAGTATACCTGAAATAAATTTTAGAGATAATATAAGAAATTTTGCAGGACTTAGAGCAGAAAGTGATAGAGGGGATTTCATAATAGGAGAAGCTTCAGATGCAGAAGGATTTTTCAATATAGCAGGTACAAAATCTCCAGGATTGTCGTCAGCACCAGCAATAGCACTGGATATAGCTTCACAAGTACTAAATAGATTAGGAAATGTAACAAAAAAAGAGGTATTTAAACAAAATAGACCTCAAATACATTTTATGGAGTTATCCCCAGAAAAAAAAGCTGCAGTTATTGCAGAAGACCCTAGATATGGAAGAATAATATGCAGATGTGAAAATATTACTGAAGGAGAAATAGTAGATGTAATTCATAGAATGGTAGGAGCTAAAACTGTAGATGGTATTAAAAAAAGATGCAGACCTGGTTCAGGAAGATGTCAGGGTGGGTTTTGTGGTCCAAGAGTACAGGAAATACTGGCAAGAGAACTTAAAACAGAACTTGATAAAATAGTATTAGATAAAAAAGGTGCATATATTCTGACAGGAAAGACAAAATAG
- a CDS encoding putative pyridine nucleotide-disulfide oxidoreductase, which produces MKYDLVIIGGGPGGLAAAVEAKKSGIESILVIERDKELGGILQQCIHNGFGLHEFKEELTGPEYAQRFIEKLYEMNIEYKLDTMVLDLTKDKKIHAINTKDGYMIIEAKAVILAMGCRERTRGAISIPGDRPSGIFTAGAAQRFINMEGYMVGKKVLILGSGDIGLIMARRLTLEGAEVKAVVELMPFSGGLTRNIVQCLDDYNIPLYLSHTVVDIIGKERLEKVIIAKVDENRRIISGTEMTYECDTLLLSVGLIPENDISRKTGLEIDRRTNGLIVNEMMETSTEGIFACGNVVHVHDLVDFVSAEARRAGKAAAKYIKNETKNGDYREIKNGKGIIYTVPQKFRAENIDKALEVFMRVNNIYKNVKLEIKDENKVLVSLKKQHMAPGEMEKIMIPKKILDNTEGKILTVEITGGEQ; this is translated from the coding sequence ATGAAATATGATTTGGTTATTATAGGTGGAGGTCCAGGAGGACTTGCTGCAGCAGTAGAAGCTAAGAAAAGTGGAATAGAAAGTATATTAGTTATAGAAAGAGACAAGGAACTTGGAGGAATACTTCAACAATGTATTCATAATGGATTTGGACTGCATGAATTTAAAGAAGAGCTTACAGGTCCTGAATATGCTCAAAGATTTATAGAAAAACTTTATGAAATGAATATTGAATATAAATTAGATACAATGGTATTAGATCTCACAAAGGATAAAAAAATTCATGCAATTAATACTAAAGATGGTTATATGATAATAGAAGCTAAAGCTGTTATCTTGGCAATGGGATGCCGGGAAAGAACAAGAGGAGCTATTTCTATACCAGGGGATAGACCATCAGGAATATTTACAGCAGGAGCAGCTCAGAGATTTATTAATATGGAAGGATATATGGTAGGAAAAAAAGTACTTATTTTAGGTTCTGGAGATATTGGACTTATTATGGCTAGAAGACTTACATTAGAAGGAGCAGAGGTTAAAGCAGTAGTTGAACTTATGCCTTTTTCTGGAGGATTAACTAGAAATATAGTTCAATGTTTAGATGATTATAACATTCCATTATATTTAAGTCATACAGTTGTAGATATTATAGGAAAGGAAAGATTAGAAAAAGTAATAATAGCAAAAGTTGATGAGAATAGAAGAATAATATCTGGAACTGAGATGACATATGAATGTGATACACTTCTTCTTTCAGTAGGGCTTATTCCAGAAAATGATATTTCAAGAAAAACTGGATTAGAAATAGATAGAAGAACAAATGGACTTATAGTAAATGAGATGATGGAAACTAGTACAGAAGGAATATTTGCCTGTGGAAATGTTGTTCATGTACATGACTTAGTGGATTTTGTAAGTGCAGAAGCCAGAAGAGCTGGAAAAGCAGCAGCTAAATATATAAAAAATGAAACAAAAAATGGAGACTACAGAGAAATAAAAAATGGAAAGGGAATAATATATACTGTTCCACAAAAATTTAGAGCTGAAAATATTGATAAGGCTCTTGAAGTATTTATGAGAGTAAATAACATATATAAAAATGTAAAACTTGAAATAAAAGATGAAAATAAAGTCCTTGTTAGTTTAAAGAAACAACATATGGCTCCAGGAGAAATGGAAAAAATAATGATACCTAAAAAAATACTTGATAATACAGAAGGAAAGATATTAACTGTGGAAATAACAGGTGGTGAACAATAA
- a CDS encoding putative transposase: MQKPTNNNIFFQLNQPKLFNFLQYEISDNDPVRKLSSILEGLDFSSLMQVFSYKTKVHPIRMFSIIVYAYSRNLTSTRDIEMACHENIKFRFLLQDSKIPDHSTISRFLVKTEDILPDLFEQFVEKIFEMENISTETIYIDGTKIEAYANKYTFVWKKSIEKYRTRLDEKILELISNFNDDFNLQYDNFLEIYSYLSNLNFQIVKGRGKRKSKEQKYLELCAEYLEKYQKYSNHFKNLNGRNSYSKTDIDATFMRMKDDHMRNGQLKPGYNLQIGVISEYISSYEIFSNPSDSKTLIPFLEKISSQNLEIKNIVADAGYESISNYEYLEKMDYTSYIKPIYFEKSKIRKFKNDLNRVENLIYNNSENKLFRKDGLELEFLYSNKNNTVQYFWNPETNKKIKYNARFRILSNKSKENVSSNYGKQLRMNRSIQVEGAFAVLKEDMKLRKLKVRSKKSVLREICLFCIAYNFNRYLSRNINNRLGTTLHSLKVA; this comes from the coding sequence ATGCAAAAACCAACTAATAATAACATTTTTTTTCAATTAAATCAACCTAAACTTTTTAACTTTTTACAATATGAAATTTCTGATAATGATCCTGTAAGAAAACTTAGCTCAATATTGGAGGGATTAGATTTTAGTAGTTTAATGCAAGTATTTTCTTACAAAACAAAGGTACATCCTATCAGAATGTTTTCTATCATTGTTTATGCCTATTCGCGCAATTTAACTTCTACTAGAGATATAGAAATGGCTTGCCATGAAAATATTAAATTTAGGTTTCTTTTACAAGATTCTAAAATTCCTGATCACTCTACTATTTCTAGATTCTTAGTAAAAACTGAAGATATTCTTCCAGATCTATTTGAACAATTCGTTGAAAAAATTTTTGAAATGGAAAATATTTCCACTGAAACAATATATATTGATGGCACTAAAATTGAAGCATATGCTAATAAATATACATTTGTTTGGAAAAAATCTATTGAGAAATATAGAACTAGATTAGATGAAAAAATTCTTGAATTAATTTCAAATTTTAATGATGATTTCAACTTACAATATGACAACTTCCTTGAAATATATTCATATCTTTCTAATTTGAATTTTCAAATAGTCAAAGGTAGAGGAAAGAGAAAATCTAAAGAGCAAAAGTATTTAGAATTATGCGCAGAATACTTAGAAAAGTATCAAAAATATTCTAATCATTTTAAAAATCTTAATGGTAGAAATAGCTATTCAAAAACTGATATAGATGCTACTTTTATGAGAATGAAAGATGACCATATGAGAAATGGTCAATTAAAACCTGGATATAATCTACAAATAGGAGTGATTAGTGAATATATTTCTTCATATGAAATTTTTTCTAACCCTTCTGATTCTAAAACTTTGATTCCATTTTTAGAGAAAATTTCATCTCAAAATTTAGAAATTAAAAATATTGTAGCTGATGCAGGATATGAAAGTATTTCAAATTATGAATATTTGGAAAAAATGGACTATACTTCATACATAAAACCAATATATTTTGAAAAATCTAAAATCAGAAAGTTTAAAAATGATTTAAACAGAGTAGAAAATTTAATATATAATAATTCTGAAAATAAGCTATTTAGAAAAGATGGATTAGAATTAGAATTTCTATACTCTAACAAAAATAATACAGTTCAATATTTTTGGAATCCTGAAACTAACAAAAAAATTAAGTACAATGCGAGATTTAGAATTTTATCAAATAAATCAAAAGAGAATGTATCAAGCAATTATGGAAAACAATTAAGAATGAACAGAAGTATTCAAGTAGAAGGTGCTTTTGCAGTTTTGAAAGAAGATATGAAATTGCGAAAATTAAAAGTTCGAAGTAAAAAAAGTGTTTTAAGAGAAATATGTTTGTTTTGTATCGCTTACAACTTCAACAGATATCTAAGCAGAAATATAAATAATCGCTTAGGAACAACACTTCACTCATTAAAAGTAGCTTAG